Genomic window (Enoplosus armatus isolate fEnoArm2 chromosome 22, fEnoArm2.hap1, whole genome shotgun sequence):
aatgattaacCAAGATAATTTTAGACAGAATCATTTTCATTGTCAGAGAATTTATAAGGTTTGATGGGAATACACTATCAGGTTGTAGTTTTCCTGAATGGCCAAATGATGGTGTGATTGTGTTAATCTGAGAGGTTTctcttttactgttttataaaacagtaaaagcCTAAAAGGTGATGGAAGGCTTTCAGTGTAAACGTGTGGCATtgagcacacagacagaactGTTGATAGCAGACGATTTGGACGGATTTATTCTTGCAGAAGGAACAAATACTCCGGGAACAGATACGATCTTTCAGCGCTGTCCAAGCAGACAGACCGAACAAGTTATTTTTTAAACCGTGCTGAAGCAAGGCAGAGTGAAGTTGGGATCGGTGGATCACTGCCAGTTCCTCACAGATGCATGAAGGTTGTTGGAAAAACTGGTTGAGGGTGTACTGTCAAAAATATTTAGAGCATGTCACAGGAACAAGCTACAATCTTTATATTCGAGTAATTCAACTCCATGTCTTTGGAGGAAACagtgtagggctgcaactaacgaccattttcattatcagtcagGCTGGTTGGTTATTTAGTTCATCAATGGATTAATCGTTTAGTTGAAAAGTGCCTCAAGGTAACGTCTTTAAATTGAAAAAGATATTCTATTTACAGACGTAACAAAGAAGCAGCAAATGATCACTTGATAAAATAGAATATATCAGCCTTTCTTGTCTGGGTCTTGTAATGACTAATTGGTTTTAAAAACTGGCTTCAACTTAATGATTTTCTCTGTGAATTAGTCAATAATTTGCCTCATCGTTTAGagtatgaaatgtttttaaattgcttgttttgtccaaaaccaaaaggtATTTAATGTGCAGCGATATAAAACAACAGTTTAGCTCGAGAAAAGACTTAGATGAGTAGCTTATCAAATTATTGattaaatgaatgattattattattttgacaatTGGCTCATTATTTCAGCACCAGAGTAAGGCattctcagtttctttttttattacgAAGTATAAACTAATATTGGTATTAGTATCAATATATGTTTGGAGGCTGGAACCTGATTTATAGGAATATTTAACTAATATATTATCCACGATTCTGCATGTATTGCATcttaaacaaaattaaaaacaaaattaaatccTCACCTTTTTGGCTCATGTCCTGTAACATTGTTCCAAAGCTACTCTGCCCCACTGGGGGGCAGAGTTTCATTATtaatgggaaaaaaaggcaaacagtaaaaaaagaaaaaaagcctgtgGAAATAAATATTAGGACACGCATGCTTATTATTAAgtcaaagacagacaaagattCATTTTCACCCCACCTCGTTTTATTAAGCAAAGTATCAGAATGGTCTGCAATTAGttgtttaacaaaaaacaaagataactTAAGGAATGTAATGAACAGTACGGCAATACTGTTGGAGAGTAACTGCATCAAAACCCAGAGTATGAGGAATAATAAGAGGGAATGTGACTGATTAgatgttgaagtgtgtgtgtgtgtgtgtgtgtgtgtgccagtggaAGTGCCAGCAGCTGAACAGTAGTTGATGTGACAGTGTTGAGAATAATACGACATAATGAAGTAAAGCAAACTTGTACTGAAACTAGTTCACATCCATCTCTGGCTGCATGTGCTCAAGATGTGGCAACAACAGtacagcaattaaaaaaaaaacatgttaccTATGGATACATAGCAAAACAGACGGCTTAGAgccatcaaacaaacaaacaaacaaacaaaaatatatatatatatttattattagcCCTCACAAATTAGCTCGCTATTCCTTGAGTCTCTAATCAGGGTTGGAATTTCATCAAAAACTACACTGGCctcaaatacatgtaaatatccAATGTACTGTACTTCACGAAGtatgaaagagaaatgaatTGCACATCAGTTTATCAGGAGGGAATATTATCACtggaaaactaaaaataaacaacaaacccTGCTCCTTCTACAGTGGAGGCGTTTCAGAATGGAAATCAAAACGTACAGTGACCCGTTCATCAATGCTCTCTAATTCTATCATTGGAcacagtattattatttattctctttgaaaaatgacattcgAGCATATAGAGTAAATCGACCTCTAATGTAAATATCTGGAAGtaacatataaaaaaataaagatggaaAATAAATCGGAGTTTTGCTCTCTCAGGTGAGTGTTTCCCCGGCTACTGATAACAACTCAGCGTATTAACAAACATATCGGACTCGGAAAGATATTTACTGTCACCTCTCGTTAATGATTTACatccaaaaataaaattaaatcttcagtcagttttttttataatttttttttaagtgatcAGTAAAAACGCCAGAGGCTGGTGTGTCCTGCAACGTTACGATGCAGCGTGACAGTCAGAAGGTCAGTacttcacacagaaacaagaccCGGTTCAGTGTCAGTGACTACtcctcagtttttttttgtttttttacagtgtcTCGCCATCTTTGTCCGTCTTTCCGTCACAGCAGCATGGACTCCTGCAGGGCAAATGCCTCCTGTGCGTGTCTGTAGTGTGGTCCTCCGAACAGCTGGGGGAGCCGTTGCCTGATGGCGGGCTGCTGCTCCTGGAACTGTGTCCTGTAGTGAAGCAGCTCGTCTGGGTTGGCGGGAAAAGTGAACTCCTGAACGGGAGACATTTGGGCTCGCTGGAAGCTGGGCGAGCGGGGCATCCCCCCCGGGGACTGAGGGGGCAGTTCATCCTCCAGCGCCCACGGGAGGCCGTCTACAGGCCGCCGAGACCCGCCTTCTGACAGGAAGTGCGGGTTCGCCTCGACTCTCCGATGCCCCTCGAACCTGTAGTCCACCGGAGCGTAGGCCTGTGCGGTGGAGGTGAGCTGCTGCAGGTAGATAGGGGTGGAGCTCCCCTGGGTTTCCAGCTGCAGGGGGTGCTCCGGGGGCGGCCTGGCGTTTCGTGGGTTGTGGGTGGAGCTAGATGGTGGCTGCCTGCGGTAGGTGGTGAAGGAGTTGTTCATGAGAGCCTTCTCTGGGGAGAGGCTGTTGGTCTGCCGCTGGGTGGTGGCGTACGCTCGTTCCCCGTACGCCACGGTAGAGGGTGGGGTAATTCGGGAGGGCGGAGCATAGagtctgtcctctcctctgtggtcCAGGCTTATGCTGTAGGCGGGATGGAAGATGGGGACCTCGGTAGTAGCTCTGCCCGGGGAATGCTGCTGGGGAGGGGTGTGGTACTGGCTCTGGCTGCCAGGGTAGCTGGCCTGGACCCCTGCTGGACTGTTGTGGGAATATGGAGGAAGAGGGTGTTTGGCCATCCGGGATGATGCGACGGAGATGACGCTCCCAGCCTGGCTGGGTCCGCGGCTGGGGCTGCCCTGATGGAGGGATGATACGCTGAAGGGTGTCTCACTGCGAGGGGTTCTCATTCTGGACGGAGGTCTGTCGAGCTCCAGGATCTCGAAATCCTGCTCCGGCATCCCTGGCACGTTGTCGTACTGGGAGGCGTTGGAGCCGCGGTTGGAGCCGGGGACGAAGCCCTTGGAGCGTGGCCGGCGGTGGGACAGGACAGTGTCTTCCGGACTGGAAAGGGCCGGCGACGCCCCTCGGCTCCGATGGCCCTCGCGGGCTGCCGCTGCTTTGGCCGCTTCCAGCTTTGTCTCGGAGGGTTTGAACCAGCGGGGGCCGATGTCTCTGTGAGAGCTGGAGGCCGCGTTGGAGTTGTGGTTGGCCGTGGCGTGGCTCTGAGGCTTCCGTCTGTCCACCGAGCTGAGCTGTGGTGTAGGGGTGGGGGCTGAGGTTGGTGTTGCTCCCCTCTCAggtgtggtggaggtggactgCTTTTGATGCTCATTGGGAATCTCCCCTGATCCCCTGGAGCGAGCATCCCTCTTGTCAGCCTTGTGGTGGCGGATCGGTTTATCCAGCGAGT
Coding sequences:
- the usp6nl gene encoding USP6 N-terminal-like protein isoform X2, with the protein product MTSDTEQDPAVKLDQERAEIVAKYDKGKEATVEPWEDTNFHLYKSIDRFGFVHENELPSYDSVEEKQKHMEVERTTKWLKMMKSWDKYKNSDKLVRRIYKGIPLQLRGEVWCLLLDIPKIKEEKKDFYEKLKARARGVSPDIRQIDLDVNRTYRDHIMFMHRYDVKQQALFHVLTAYSMYNTEVGYCQGMSQITALLLIYMNEEDAFWALVKLLSGQRHAMHGFFVPGFPKLMRFQEHHDRILKKMMPKLKQHLDNQEVLTSLYTMKWFFQCFLDRTPFTLTLRIWDIYILEGERLLPAMSYTILKLHKKHLLKLSMEDLVEFLQATLSKDFFFEDDFVIEQLQASMTELRRAKLDLPAPGKEEEFPKKPLGQLPPEVAAAGANHVANGQSHAEPAEPPKDPSPVPDRQRDSRPPSRSRRDSLDKPIRHHKADKRDARSRGSGEIPNEHQKQSTSTTPERGATPTSAPTPTPQLSSVDRRKPQSHATANHNSNAASSSHRDIGPRWFKPSETKLEAAKAAAAREGHRSRGASPALSSPEDTVLSHRRPRSKGFVPGSNRGSNASQYDNVPGMPEQDFEILELDRPPSRMRTPRSETPFSVSSLHQGSPSRGPSQAGSVISVASSRMAKHPLPPYSHNSPAGVQASYPGSQSQYHTPPQQHSPGRATTEVPIFHPAYSISLDHRGEDRLYAPPSRITPPSTVAYGERAYATTQRQTNSLSPEKALMNNSFTTYRRQPPSSSTHNPRNARPPPEHPLQLETQGSSTPIYLQQLTSTAQAYAPVDYRFEGHRRVEANPHFLSEGGSRRPVDGLPWALEDELPPQSPGGMPRSPSFQRAQMSPVQEFTFPANPDELLHYRTQFQEQQPAIRQRLPQLFGGPHYRHAQEAFALQESMLL
- the usp6nl gene encoding USP6 N-terminal-like protein isoform X1, which produces MRTKARTRSVDALDGFKGASDTEQDPAVKLDQERAEIVAKYDKGKEATVEPWEDTNFHLYKSIDRFGFVHENELPSYDSVEEKQKHMEVERTTKWLKMMKSWDKYKNSDKLVRRIYKGIPLQLRGEVWCLLLDIPKIKEEKKDFYEKLKARARGVSPDIRQIDLDVNRTYRDHIMFMHRYDVKQQALFHVLTAYSMYNTEVGYCQGMSQITALLLIYMNEEDAFWALVKLLSGQRHAMHGFFVPGFPKLMRFQEHHDRILKKMMPKLKQHLDNQEVLTSLYTMKWFFQCFLDRTPFTLTLRIWDIYILEGERLLPAMSYTILKLHKKHLLKLSMEDLVEFLQATLSKDFFFEDDFVIEQLQASMTELRRAKLDLPAPGKEEEFPKKPLGQLPPEVAAAGANHVANGQSHAEPAEPPKDPSPVPDRQRDSRPPSRSRRDSLDKPIRHHKADKRDARSRGSGEIPNEHQKQSTSTTPERGATPTSAPTPTPQLSSVDRRKPQSHATANHNSNAASSSHRDIGPRWFKPSETKLEAAKAAAAREGHRSRGASPALSSPEDTVLSHRRPRSKGFVPGSNRGSNASQYDNVPGMPEQDFEILELDRPPSRMRTPRSETPFSVSSLHQGSPSRGPSQAGSVISVASSRMAKHPLPPYSHNSPAGVQASYPGSQSQYHTPPQQHSPGRATTEVPIFHPAYSISLDHRGEDRLYAPPSRITPPSTVAYGERAYATTQRQTNSLSPEKALMNNSFTTYRRQPPSSSTHNPRNARPPPEHPLQLETQGSSTPIYLQQLTSTAQAYAPVDYRFEGHRRVEANPHFLSEGGSRRPVDGLPWALEDELPPQSPGGMPRSPSFQRAQMSPVQEFTFPANPDELLHYRTQFQEQQPAIRQRLPQLFGGPHYRHAQEAFALQESMLL